The Bdellovibrio sp. ZAP7 DNA segment TCAATCACTCCCTGCGCCCGGATTGGTGTATTTCTCCGATCCCTCGCCTTTTCTGGAAGGGTTTAAAGCGCCCCGAACCACCGGTGGAGTACTTCTATCAGGGTCTTTATAACTACCCGGTATTCGAGCACCAGGCCTTTACTTCCAACTTTGTCTGGAAAGACACGGCCTTTGGATTTAAGGATGATCACTCCCGTGGTTCAGAAAATGCGGGCGTAGATTATCTGTATGCGTATTGGCTCGCTAAATACGTAGGTATTCCTAACTTTGAATAGGATCTTTTGAAAGATCTACCCTGTCGCAAGAATGATTGAATTTCGGTCTCGGGGGAGTTAAAAATCCCCCTATGAAAAAGACTGGCAGAGACTCAAAAGAGCTAAAGAACTTCGCCCTGGGTGAAGCTAAAACAGACTACGCACAAACTTATTCTCCAGAATCCCTTGAGGCATTCGACAACAAAAATCCAGGCAAGATTGCTTGGACGACTTTTGTTTGCACAGAGTTCACATCACTTTGTCCAAAAACAGGCCAACCTGATTTTGCGAAAGTTTTTATTAACTATATCGCTGATAAAAAGATGGTGGAGTCTAAATCTTTGAAA contains these protein-coding regions:
- the queF gene encoding preQ(1) synthase; translated protein: MKKTGRDSKELKNFALGEAKTDYAQTYSPESLEAFDNKNPGKIAWTTFVCTEFTSLCPKTGQPDFAKVFINYIADKKMVESKSLKLYLFSFRNHGDFHEDCIQTICDDLVKLMKPKYIEVIGEFTPRGGIAIFPYASYACKDKFYQDLWKKRLSEFAPGKYSMELSKLY